acacaaaatgacaaaattttcattcaggaagcatgcccaaaaagtgaccaaaacttagtgaacaaattgaccaaagttggaaaattgcaggctgccttgtacaaactgaccaaataaacagtgtttgttcatttggtcataactcgagctaggcaggtctaaatgacctgaaattttaccagtggttagatgagatatagacctaaaactttcatgaagagcacaaatccaaattctgccagaaaccaagtcATTTGCCCACCCCAagttagtgacccaaaactgccagcaccaaaattgcccagaaaatctgggttgtatctaatctggcagccatggttcaaatggccataacttgagttacaaaactccaattgggttgatccaaaaatgagaataaacttaatacaataaggaacattttctatgaaggaagtttttccaaattccaacagtaaaatgaccaatggaaaagtgcaactaagagcaccaaaactgaaaatttgataattttgcctaaaggacttaagctttgagaaaatgaccaaaaccaacaaatttaatgaccaaaatgtggcatgtgggtgaagttggggttcccatacttattaagccttaaaaagtcaataatttgacttgaatagtgtagtgaatagtaactcaaaatacaaaaacttcaagaacgtcgagtttagcacaatagagctagttaaaagtgaagttaaatttatttttggatttatgctaagttatggtactgaaacactatgaaactgtgtgtttcagctgaaaaagacttggaagctcggagagactgagtcaaggcctagaggcgactcacgtcaggtctgtgcacagtaattcttgtttaaatattttattcccaaaaatttgatttttgtgattaattatgtactgtgttgccattttataatcgcaaatatgactttgaaaattgatcagatttctcataaattatttaaataaattgttttgaattaattttgtgttcacacttagcatgacagtattacatttttcctctttcatttatggggttgagatcgtttattttcctccctctctggcttgccagttgaggttgagatcggatgagtactcattagctagctagccacctccctcattgatttcgattaatggggttgtagattgttttgtcgtggtgtacaacacggcattgatcagaaattttgtgtcatggcttaagttgtgtatgattttcgcaatactgtgtttatgaaattatttgactaaattgtgttattatgagctttgataatttgagaaatatttaaattgtgtttcatcaatgaatgatttatgtattgcatttcaaatttttattgtgcaccactgagtatttttatactcagcgatagcttattttgctgtcgcagataagagcaaggagaaagcagcatagtgagctgctattgaattgtggaccacactgatctttttgtatgggtattattttatacccttgtagttcattttgatgtaaatatagtaatgttgtacgtatcaatgtaaagttgagcagttataaataaattgtaataatattatttttggatttccttctgtaaattaatatttgtacttgtgaatttcatactttatgccttgtgaatgaagttattaaatattttgagatgataaattttgatttggattgtggaattattttaaagtgaattgaattgagttgatttgagatttattggaggttgagagttgagaaaattattggaagtgttttttttttaggtatttgaagaactgttttctccaaatacaaacggaactctatcaaaatttttataaaatttgcggcaaaattaaaatggacaaagatttttactagtatttaaactttgaataaatggtttttaattcctaccaaaatgctcaccacttccaaaatgtaagaaaattgttttaaaattccttgtagggtacttaatgagttatcggtaagtgaagttcggtagttcattacgtattctatgggatcatgttatgccttacagaggggtaaggtgtgatactatgtctatcttgtgttttgttccactatctgttctattatttgtcctatggactaacttctttacccacacccgtctatGATGtgagaacccttgctcacttaacaccacacccaggcgccggcatggcgcgtcgctttcggtgaacgccctatatccttgcatatttctcactacacccgggctccgatgtagtgcgttgtaagtagaggacgccccaacgtttatgtcatttgaatccatatcataaggtgtgacgaaatttttacgctggttatcacctaccgcaaccctcctcctttatctggGTTTGGGACCggttaagcgcaaactacttaggcggagttacacCCCTACCTACCATATAATGCATAATTTTAGAAATAACAATAAGGAGAATAAATATGCTAacttatttttaaaacttataaattaattttatcaatttataaattaagataaacATCATTTAAATGTGATATTATTTATAAAGAAacagaaaaattttaatttataaatatactttcaaaatataatatgcaTGTATACATTTGGAAGTTCAAAAGAAATatattaaattagaaaaaaaaagaaaaagaaaagaagagttttatatttaatgaaattttacttTCTTTTTCTCAATATCTAAAAGTTAAGACAGCTTGGATACATACACACTTGTTAATTGAGGAATATGACACTCCAACTAAGTTATTAAAAAACAAGTAATTAATTTTCCCATATTGAaatttataatcatttatttgctTTAAATTTTCCTCATTAATCTTCATATATTgaattttgtaatgaaatcaataataataatataaaacggAGAggtttatatattaatattttaatatcctgaaaaattaatttatatttataaattatgcgAGAAAAATATTAGTTAAAATTAGAtactattataatataattttaatcaaattttaattaaaaaagagaCCATGATAGTAGAAAATTAGTTTCAAGGGCATCattgaaaatataaaatgaaTAAAGCTTAATTTGCTCACTATATTTTTTTAGGAagtctaatttaatttaaaaattttgatttattttttatttaactcaatTTTTCTAAATTGTTTTACATGCgtcatttattaaatatttaattattttatttttatttcttaatattaaaatattatttttatatttaataattaattaaattaaaatataaaaatattattttattatttaatattattaataaaaataaaatataaaaaatattatttttatattttcatataattgattaaaagtaaaaattataataattatactcaattaaattgaaaaataatatatatatatatatatttattaaaataaattttaactatttaaattaaaaaattactttatattttatttttttaattaatataagaaaattagaatcaaataaaattaaaaatataaaatattatttttatattttcatattattaattaatgttagaaaaagtaaaatataaaaaaattaacttattataattattgaattaacattaaaaaataattaactatgtttaaaaaaaattaatattaaaatattaaaaataataaaaaaataactcaGACATCAccgatttttaatttttaaattagacataaatcaaaatttttgtaCTAAATTAAAACCCAACTTTAAAATGGGCAAGCAAAGTGAGATTTATTCCAAATATAAAACCTCCAAGTCCTGGAACTTGAAATGCGTGGGAACTGATCGGATCCAAACAGCCAGTTTCAGACACCCCATTGTCCCGAGCTCAGCCTTCTTGTTCCTTTGAAGAACGAGATTTCTAGGGTTTCATTTTCTGTgacaatcaattttttttttttaatcaaaatctCATATCGTAACCCTGAGCCCTAACTCAAATCCTCTTCATTCCTTCTCTGCATTCACTTTCTATAAAATTCACAAGCTTTTTGTTTTTTACTTTTTTCAATAGCACTTCAATTTTTATGGACTTGAACGGGATTAACAACTGATGCCATCCAAAACCCTAAGTGTACCCTCAGCTCTTACCCTTCCCATTCCTTAAACTCTCACACAGATCCCTGATTTTCTACCAAATCTTGGTCCTAATCATCGCCTTTCTTGCATGCGCTTCCTTACATGCCTCTAGAAAGCCGCCCAGTGTCGTCAAGAGCGTTCTTGGAcccaatgttcaattaaattcttCGATAATTCAATCCAAGTTTAGTTCCATGGATACTGGTTGGCCTCCATTCAATGGCTTGGAGGGAACTCACCGACTTGGGGAGATTGATCTTGCGTTTCTATCAGCCTATTCGATTGGGATGTATTTTGCTGGACATGTTGGTGATAGGATTGATTTGAGGTTGTTTCTTGTTTTTGGGATGGTGGGTGGTGGTTTTTCCACTATTCTTTTTGGGTTGGGGTATTGGTTTGCTATACATTCTTAAGCGTTTTTTGTGGGTATACAGATTTTGTGTGGATTGTGTCAGTCTATAGGGTGGCCTTGTGTGGTGGCAGTAGTTGGGAATTGTTTTGGGAAAGCAAAGAGAGGGTTGATGATGGGGGTTTGGAATTCACATACTTCAGTAGGAAACATTATGGGGTCGGTTGTGGCTTCTGGTGTTTTGGAGTTTGGGTGGGCTTGGTCATTTGAGGTGCCTGGGATTTGTGTGATTTTAGTTGGGGTTTTGGTGCTTTTGTTTCTTGTTGTTAGTCCTGAAGATATTGGATTTGAGCCTCCAGGGATAGAGATTGagatggctgtggaggtggaaggAGCGGATAACCTAGAGAAAGAGGAATCAGAAAAAAGCAGGGCTTCTTGGGATGGAAAATTCAGATTCTTTGGCTGCCATTGGATTTTTGGCAGCTTGGAGACTACCTGGAGTGGCGCCATTTGCTTTCTGCCTCTTCTTTTCGAAGCTTCTGGCTTATTCTTTTTTATATTGGTTGCCCTTGTACATTAGGCACACTGGTAAATGCTTTTACTTCTACTTGTGTACGAATCTTTGTTGAGCAATTGATATAGGTTCATGATACTGGTGTTTGCATGATTTTATACAAGTCTGAATGGGAGGAAATTGATGTTATTGTCACAAAAGATATTGGGAATTTGAAACCTTTTATTTTGTGAACTCTGTAAAATGATTTTAGACCAATTCTTGTGGCAACGACTTGTCCTTTCTTTAGCATGTCCATTTAGATAATGCGTTTTGTATCTTGACTTTGTGGTTAAGGCTTAAGCATATTTTTCATACTTGCTTAAAGTTCCTGATTTCAGATgttagatattaattattaattacaaGTTTGTGTTGGAATTATAGCTATTAAAGGTGTGCATTTGTCACACAAAACTGCTGGAATGCTCTCTACAGTATTTGACATTGGAGGAGTCTTCGGAGGAATTTCAGCTGGATACATATCTGATATGATTGAGGCTCGTGCAGTTACTTTAATTGTATTCTTGCTGCTATCAATTCCAGCCTTTATTTTGTACCGGGTTTATGGGAGCCTGTCTATGATAATGAACGTTGCGTTGATGCTTCTTTCTGGTTTTCTTGTGAATGGCCCTTACTTATTAATCACTACGGCTGTAGCAGCTGATCTTGGCACACAGGATTTGATCAGAGGAAATTCCCATGCCTTGGCTACTGTCACTGCAATTATAGATGGTACTGGTTCTGTTGGAGCAGCTATTGGCCCACTTTTGGCTGGGTATATTTCCACAAGAGGATGGAACAGTGTTTTTCAAATGCTTATTGTTTCAATTTTCTTTGCAAGTTTATTACTGATTCGTGTTGCAAAAGCTGAAATTTTCGAATAGCACATTTGCACATTGATTATgtatttttgtttttgtttttgttttttaatCATTAGAGAACTTGTGTACATAGGAAAAGTGCATTGATGAAGATGCATTTGTAGTGATTAGGGAACTTATTCTTTACTCATTATTTGTACACGTACAGGAGCtaattcattaaagatttttcaCATCTTTTTCTCCTGTTTCCTGCAAATACATTGAAAACATACAGAAACAGCATTACAATTGATCAAACGCGAGCTTTGAAAATCCTAAATCTTTATTATCATCTTGTTAGACTTGTATGATCGTTTGCAACTCGAGTAAAGCAAATATTGTGGGCCATATAAATTTTTGTCGTTTTGCCTTGCGATGCCAAATATCAACGACTAttgtgtttttctttttctttcttctttttttttttttcaatacatTGTGAGCCGTCATCTGTCTCATCTTGATTCCATTTAGATCCCCAAGGCCCTTTAGATGAAAGGGTCCAACTAAATCAATCCACCCCAAGCTCCAAAAGAAAAGGTATGTCCAGAACCCAAAACAAAAGAAAAGCTAAGTGGAACTGACGCAAAGACCCAACGCGGACAACGAGAAGGCGGCCTCAGCCGACTGCAGCAGCACTGTGCCAATGAACCTGTTGCTCGGAAAGATTTCGCCGTTAAGACATTGTCCGCGAATTACGTTGTAttcttttttgttttgttttagcTTTCTAAGCATGTAAGTAGCATCTGCCGCAATTGAATATCAACGTACTGGCCTTCTTGAGGGGAAAAGATATGCAAGCAGAAAGGGCAATTGATAAATTGTTCCACTCCATGGAAATGCTTACACTATGTTTGAAAAGTGTAATTTTTTAAAGTAAGGTATGGAGTATAGTCTTTCAAATGGGTAATCTTGAAGCATTTTCTGTATAGTTTGTATATATGAGAATCATAATTTCTGCCAAAAATTACTCCCTAAATATTAAGAGCTGAGAAACTTAGCTTGATTATGACCACGAACTATATCAGCTAATTGATGACATTTTAATCTAAATTAAAGCTGTCACGTATGCATGCTTGAATTAATGTTGCATACATATATCAGACGTCGTTTCTCTATTTACAACTAAAAATTTATACTAGCAGAGTTAGCACAAGTATTTCCATCCCTTAGAGGTCAGCACAAGTATTTCCATCGTCAGAGCCTCCAGCAGAAGCAACCCCGAGTCCGGTTAAGAGGGGTCATGCCTCTCCCCTTGGATGTGTTTATGGCCTCCAACGTTGACACTACCTCCTCCATCTCTGGTCTCTTGTTAGGGTCTGCATCCCAACATCTTTTCATCAATTTTTCTAGAGAGCTTGGACAACATTTGGGAATCTCTGGCCTCAGATTctgcagttaaaaaaaaaaaatcacaaattGTCAACTCCGACAATTCTCGGAGAAGTTCTAAAATTATGCTTCAAGCAATGACTAGTGAAAGGGGAAAAAAAACTACGTACTCGATAAACCACTGCAGAAGTTAGTTCATAGAAGCTTAGATTTGGATACAGCATGTCACAACAATACATCTCCCATAAGCAAATTCCGAAGCTGTAGACGTCGCATTTCCTGTTGTATGGTTTATTGTCGAAGACCTGCAATCATATCAGCAAAATCAACATTTGTTACTCTTTCTACAATTCACAATGGTAGAACGGATTTGAAATCATGATAAGAAAATTATGCTTCGCAATAAAGTGATGTATGTTTGGTTTATAGTATTAATACCTCCGGTGCCATGTAACCAAGTGAGCCGGTATAACCTGTCATTTCATTAGGATTCAAAGCTTCAAGTCTAGCAACTCCGAAATCAGTTATCTTCAGTGCTTGATTCTTGTCAAGAAGCAAATTTTCTGTCTTCACATCTCTGTGCACAATATTCTTGGAATGAAGGTAGCTCAACCTGCCAGGAAGGAAAAAATCAGAATCAAGTACTATATCTTGAAGTGCAATTAATTAAGTAACTAATGAAGAACGTCATAATGGTGGAGAATTtggggaaaaaaaataaaagaatcatAATATGGTGGAGAAATCTAACCCTCTTGCAAGATCTAAAGATAGTTGCATGAATTTCTCGAAAGGCAGCTTTCTTTTCCGGTTCTTTACAAGGTAGGATTTCAGAGTACCCCCAGGTTGATAATCAGTGACGAGACAGCACAAATTGACTGGCATGCCAATTTGACCACTGTGGTTTTGGAATTTTATTTCTGATGTACCCAGTACAGCACCTATGAACTGCGCAAACAGGAAAAAAAAGGGTCCGAAATTTGTCACAAATTATATGCATAAGGAATCTGAATCGGAAAATTAATTAGTttcgaaaaatgaaataaaaataattgattaCCTGTGAAACATTGGGATGAGTCAGGTTATGCCAAACAGAAACCTCTTGCCGAAATGCTATCCGAAGTGAAGAAATTTGAGCTTTCGTCTTTTGATCTTCACCCCAGTCAAACACTTTAACTGAAAGAAAACCCTAATATAAAGTAAAACGAAAACGAAGACAAAAACAAAAGCAAAACCAAAACCAAATTGACCAAGATTATTAATTATTAACAGAGGAGAATCCCAGTTTTTGTACTAATTAGAAAGCCAAAAAGAGAGTAAAAAGTTGAAAAACCATATTAAATCTTGGGGCATAATAATATTTAAGGTATGGTTGATCTTGCGTAAAAAGAAAGCATGCATATAGCTAACCTGCAACATCTCGGCCATCATAATCCCCTCGGTGAACAGAGGCAAAACTCCCCCGAGCTATAAAATTCTTAATAGTTAGTTTATGAGGATCAATTTTCCATTCTTCTTTGACGCAACCTTTATTATTGTTTGCCTCGTCACCTTTCTCCTTCTGCATGCTGAGTCGTCCGAAGTTGACATCGAAGCCCTTAAAAGCAATTTTGTTTGCCCTACCTAAACTTCTGCTCCTTTCCTTCATCTCCATCTCTCTCTGTCTCTTTCAGGCTTTCTGCAAGAATCAATGAATCAAGCTTCTGTTAGGAGGTGGCGAATTTGAGTTGAATATTTATAGCAAGTGATGGTATGTAACTTGTATGTGGATTAGGTTTCCTAATTCCTTGGGGTTTAAGGTTACTTACGTGTCTTTCTGTAATTGGGAGGGCGGCGTCAAACTTGTATGAGAAGTTACACGGTGATACATAATCCTTTCTCCAACTTTTATATCAGGAGACACCAAGATAGCAGTATCCCATCTctggtaaaaattttaaaataaaattaatattaatcatagggattattatataatatatgggaagcatagatttttttttttttctcttagacacaattttttttatttttttcttattttcatataGTGATATGATTTTATATAGAAAGATATATATTTTAGGATCATACAATAATTTATCCAATTATGATGAATCTTATCATAATTAGTAATTAAAGTGTATCCATTATACTATGATAAGTCTgagctatttatttatttatttgatttttatttaaaatttattttaaatattaattttttattataaaattaaaagttttttttattatatttttattattttgatagaATATTAATTCATGACAAGCAGGATAGAAAATACAGCGGGTTTTATCTCTAAACACCAACCCATAATTTCTTTCAACTAATTGAGCTACAATgagtaaattttcatcaatatcaaGTACTCTAACCACATCTAAGCCTAAAGAAGTCTGTACAGCCACGACATATCAACAAGGATGGCAATGGTAGAATTTTTGTGGATacatttcaatcaaatttcaGTAGGATAAGtttgaataatatataattaattttgaaataaatttaaattttaaaaataatatttataataaatttaaactttacatgatgattatttattatttaaatttatttatataaatatttaattaa
The Hevea brasiliensis isolate MT/VB/25A 57/8 chromosome 15, ASM3005281v1, whole genome shotgun sequence genome window above contains:
- the LOC110671271 gene encoding serine/threonine-protein kinase STY13-like; the encoded protein is MEMKERSRSLGRANKIAFKGFDVNFGRLSMQKEKGDEANNNKGCVKEEWKIDPHKLTIKNFIARGSFASVHRGDYDGRDVAVKVFDWGEDQKTKAQISSLRIAFRQEVSVWHNLTHPNVSQFIGAVLGTSEIKFQNHSGQIGMPVNLCCLVTDYQPGGTLKSYLVKNRKRKLPFEKFMQLSLDLARGLSYLHSKNIVHRDVKTENLLLDKNQALKITDFGVARLEALNPNEMTGYTGSLGYMAPEVFDNKPYNRKCDVYSFGICLWEMYCCDMLYPNLSFYELTSAVVYRNLRPEIPKCCPSSLEKLMKRCWDADPNKRPEMEEVVSTLEAINTSKGRGMTPLNRTRGCFCWRL